A single window of Zea mays cultivar B73 chromosome 10, Zm-B73-REFERENCE-NAM-5.0, whole genome shotgun sequence DNA harbors:
- the LOC109942752 gene encoding villin-4 has translation MKRMHSSLEFYLFLSPESVFHGWPSTSPCFPHPSPDRSLSQQFSNSIGKYISLSSDKDFSSTSRMSVSMKDLDPAFHGAGQKDGLVVWRIENFKPVPVPTSSHGKFYMGDSYIILKTTALKNGSFRHDIHYWLGKDTSQDEAGTAAILTVELDAALGGRAVQYRELQGNETERFLSYFRPCIMPQPGGIASGFNHVEVNDQEHVTRLYVCRGKHVVHVKEVPFTRSSLNHEDIFILDTKSKIFQFNGSSSCIQERAKALEVVQYIKDTFHEGKCEVAGVEDGKLMADVETGEFWALFGGFAPLPRKAPSEDNGEDKKIVIKLICINQGKLEQINFESLARELLEPNKCYLLDCGGEMYVWMGRNTSLQERKGASKAAEKLLIDDSRTKSHVIKLIEGFESVMFKSKFIEWPPTPDLKLSSEDGRGKVAALLKSQGLDVKGLMKVAPVKEELQPYIDCTGHLQVWRVNGNVKTFLSAADQSKFYTGDCYIFQYTYAGDDKEECLIGTWFGNRSVEVERVSALSLASKMVQASKFQAVQARLYEGKEPIQFFVIFQSLQVFKGGLSSGYKNFIAENNILDDTYSEGGIALFRIQGSGSENMQAIQVDTLASSLNSSYCYILHDGNTVFTWTGNVTTSLDHDLVERQLDVIKPDLPSRSQKEGRETDQFWKLLGGKSKYPNQKIERENESDPHLFSCIISKGNLRVKEIHHFTQDDLMTEDVFVIDCHSDIFVWVGQEVDAKVKSQAMDIGEKFIVHDFLMEKLSRETPIFIVSEGSEPQFFTRFFNWDSAKSHMHGSSYQRKLAILKGGLPPSLEKPKRRTPAFTGRGFGQDKSQRSRSMSTSPDRPRVRGRSPAFNMLTSAFENTSNIRNLSTPPPAVKKLFPKSGGPEHSRVSPKKSAISALTSSFEAPLKSTIPKSVKASPEPEKAIQEQGVVGGASENKLEDDEGRTIYPYERLTTTAEDPSPDIDLTKRESYLSSVEFKDKFNMTRAVFYKLPKWKQNKLKSDVQLF, from the exons ATGAAGCGCATGCACTCGTCGCTAGAATTTTACCTTTTTCTTTCTCCTGAATCCGTCTTTCACGGATGGCCATCTACTTCACCCTGCTTCCCCCACCCCTCCCCAGATCGTTCTCTCTCCCAACAATTCTCCAATTCGATCGGCAAGTACATCTCTCTGTCCTCAG ACAAGGATTTTTCATCAACATCCAGGATGTCAGTGTCTATGAAGGATTTGGATCCTGCCTTCCACGGAGCTGGGCAAAAGGA TGGTCTCGTGGTATGGCGTATTGAGAATTTTAAGCCTGTTCCTGTGCCAACATCATCACACGGAAAATTTTATATGGGTGATTCATATATCATCTTGAAG ACAACAGCTTTAAAAAATGGTTCCTTTCGCCATGACATCCATTATTGGCTTGGTAAAGACACTAGTCAG GATGAGGCTGGAACTGCTGCAATTTTAACTGTGGAACTTGATGCTGCGCTTGGAGGACGTGCTGTCCAGTACCGAGAATTACAAGGCAATGAAACTGAAAGGTTTCTCTCATATTTTAGGCCATGCATCATGCCACAACCAGGAGGGATAGCTTCTGGGTTCAACCATGTAGAAGTCAATGACCAGGAGCATGTTACCCGCTTATATGTGTGTAGAGGGAAACATGTTGTCCATGTTAAAGAG GTTCCTTTTACTCGTTCGTCCCTTAACCATGAGGACATATTTATTTTGGATACCAAGTCCAAAATTTTCCAGTTCAATGGTTCCAGCTCATGCATTCAAGAGAGAGCAAAAGCTCTTGAAGTTGTACAGTATATCAAAGATACTTTCCATGAGGGCAAGTGCGAAGTTGCAGGGGTTG AGGATGGAAAATTGATGGCTGATGTGGAAACTGGTGAATTTTGGGCTTTGTTTGGTGGTTTTGCTCCCCTTCCAAGAAAGGCACCTTCTGAGGATAATGGCGAAGACAAGAAAATTGTCATCAAATTGATATG CATCAACCAAGGAAAATTGGAGCAAATTAATTTTGAATCTTTGGCACGTGAGTTACTTGAGCCAAACAAATGCTACTTGCTTGATTGTGGTGGTGAAATGTATGTTTGGATGGGAAGAAATACTTCTTTGCAAGAAAGAAAGGGTGCGAGCAAAGCTGCTGAG AAACTACTCATTGATGATAGCCGAACAAAATCACATGTTATCAAATTGATCGAGGGATTCGAGTCAGTCATGTTCAAATCAAAATTTATCGAGTGGCCACCCACACCTGATTTGAAGTTATCATCTGAGGATGGAAGGGGCAAAGTTGCAG CTCTCCTCAAAAGTCAAGGATTAGATGTTAAAGGCTTGATGAAAGTTGCACCTGTAAAAGAAGAACTCCAGCCTTACATTGATTGTACAGGTCATTTGCAG GTATGGAGGGTGAATGGAAATGTCAAGACTTTTCTTTCAGCTGCTGACCAATCAAAATTTTACACTGGAGATTGTTACATTTTTCAATACACATATGCTGGAGATGACAAAGAGGAATGTCTTATCGGAACTTGGTTCGGGAACAGAAGCGTTGAG GTGGAGAGGGTGTCAGCGCTGTCATTGGCTAGCAAGATGGTTCAGGCTTCAAAGTTCCAAGCTGTCCAG GCTCGGCTTTATGAAGGGAAAGAACCAATACAGTTCTTTGTCATATTTCAAAGTCTTCAAGTGTTCAAG GGTGGCCTTAGCTCTGGATACAAGAACTTTATTGCTGAAAATAATATTTTGGATGACACTTACTCTGAAGGTGGGATTGCCCTATTTCGGATTCAAGGTTCAGGATCAGAAAACATGCAAGCAATTCAAGTAGATACA ctggcttcGTCCTTAAACTCGTCCTATTGTTACATTCTCCACGATGGAAACACTGTGTTCACATGGACTGGCAATGTTACGACCTCATTAGATCATGACTTGGTTGAGAGGCAGCTAGATGTCATTAAG CCAGATCTACCTTCCAGGTCACAAAAGGAGGGGAGAGAAACCGACCAATTCTGGAAACTACTGGGTGGTAAATCCAAGTATCCAAACCAAAAAATTGAAAGAGAAAATGAAAGTGATCCCCATCTTTTCTCGTGCATCATATCCAAAG GCAATTTAAGG GTTAAAGAAATACACCACTTTACTCAGGATGATCTTATGACAGAGGATGTTTTTGTTATTGATTGTCACTCAGACATATTTGTTTGGGTTGGCCAGGAGGTGGATGCCAAAGTGAAATCACAAGCTATGGATATTGGAGAG aaatttattgttcatgattttCTTATGGAAAAACTATCACGAGAAACACCAATATTCATTGTGTCAGAAGGCAGCGAGCCACAATTTTTTACTAGATTCTTCAATTGGGACTCTGCAAAATCTCAT ATGCATGGCAGTTCATACCAGAGGAAGCTTGCTATCCTAAAGGGTGGATTACCTCCATCACTAGAA AAACCAAAGCGACGAACACCAGCATTTACGGGAAGAGGTTTTGGACAAGATAAATCTCAGCGTTCAAGAAGCATGTCCACTAGTCCGGATCGTCCACGTGTTCGGGGAAGGTCTCCAGCCTTCAATATGTTAACTTCTGCCTTTGAGAACACAAGCAATATCAGGAACCTTTCCACCCCTCCTCCAGCTGTGAAAAAGCTTTTCCCAAAATCTGGAGGTCCTGAACACTCAAGGGTATCACCCAAAAAATCAGCTATCAGTGCCCTCACCAGCTCTTTTGAAGCACCCCTAAAAAGTACAATACCAAAATCGGTAAAAG CGAGCCCTGAGCCAGAGAAGGCGATACAGGAGCAAGGTGTCGTAGGCGGTGCAAGTGAAAACAAACTAGAAGACGACGAAGGCCGCACGATCTACCCATATGAACGTCTAACAACCACAGCTGAAGATCCTTCCCCTGACATTGATTTAACCAAACGAGAG TCCTACTTATCGTCTGTTGAGTTCAAAGACAAATTCAACATGACAAGGGCGGTGTTCTACAAGCTCCCTAAGTGGAAGCAGAACAAGTTGAAATCTGATGTCCAGCTTTTTTAG